DNA from Denticeps clupeoides chromosome 7, fDenClu1.1, whole genome shotgun sequence:
CATCGTTTTCTCACATTGACACagacagttttcttttttttttgttttgtttttttttgttcatttgaattGTTAATGTAGAGTTTATGCAAAAACTGCTGCTATATGGACACTGGTCACATTTGCTGGTCCCAGGTCTGGATAAGGATGAGGGTTGGAACtgtgatattaaaaaaagaaccgaCAGAAGAAAGTTAATTTGTAGTTCTAAATGTATTTAGATTATTTCGACCACTTTTTGTCTCTCCTACGATATGTTCCCGCTCTCCTACAGTGTCCtttacatgcacatgcacacccacaTTATGCAAAGTATGCGTTTGCATAATAAGGCAAAAATGACATTGTCTTTGACAGTTTTTTTGCTGAAATTTCAAAAAGAAAGGAGATGTGTGTGGTGATTGGCTAGTCTATTCTTGTCATGCACATGTCACACATGTTAAAGTGAAACAGCTACACGAGTCTCTAATTCAAGCAAAGAAATCTGAGGCACTGAACTACCTAGCCAAGCAGATGATCTATTCAATCTCTTCAATCTATTAATAGTTTGTATagcctgaaataaaaatgtcctctCCTGCACCCTACTAGTACAGCAGATCATGTCTGCAAAAGGAATATGAGTAACATGACTAAAAAAGCAATTTAATGTACAATTGTTTGCATACGTTTATGCACACTGTAATGGCAACCGATGCAATCAGAATCAAGGCCGCAGCTTGTAGATTGAATGCGAGTTTCTTGCAGTTCAGTGTTTCCACATTTTCCACTGGtcacagtttttgtttttttggctgtAAAAACGtgaatattcatttttacattcagcaAACATTGCACATCACAATGTTTGAAACGAGTTCGTTAGACAGCAAGAGTCAGCAGCATCGCGATGAAAATCAATGGCCATTGGTGAAAAATGGTGGGTCGAGGCGCGCACACGTCACtcgcctggccccgccccctccgcgCAGCCTTTATAAGCCTCCTCCGGCACCTCGTTCGGTGTCGGCGACTGTCTGGTCTCCCGGGCTGCAGGTCTCACCCATCTGTCCTCTGTCAAATTTATTTGGTCGTCTACGTCGAGGTacgtatgtaagtgtgtgtaaataaaatttCTTTGTCTTGCAATAATCATTCGGTCTGTGGCGCGTCAACGCGTCCATTGTTTAAAAGGTCCATTGTTTGCAGAAACGCAAGTCTCCGAATTGTATACTTTAGAGCGAGGCGTTGGCCAAGTttaaacttttttcttcttctaacaCTATCACGTTAGCTTGGGTTTCTAATCGCTCTTTAATGAGCCTTTCGGTTTCTGCGACACCGGCTAGCGACTCTGAGCGCTAAGCCGACCACGCTTCCTCTTAAACCGATCAACCGGTGCTGCTAATCCCCCGAAAAAGCCGCCCGGGCGACTTAATTCCCGACGTGCCGGCGCCTTAATGTGCTCGGCGGCCTGACCTGTGCTGTTTCAGCGCTCGGGACATGTGGCGCACAGCTATAACATGGCTTCCGGCCCGGCGGCGTGGCTCCGGTCGGCCTCCACGTCGGTTTCCGGCCTGGCGGCCGGGCTCTGCGTTCCGTCGTCGCCCTTGACTCCGGCGGCTTGAACTTGATATCGACACCTCCCCCGCGCGCCGATCGCACCGGTCGTGTGTGGACGTGCATCTCTCCAAATTTATCTTCCTCTGAGCCGCCGCTTGTCCAAATTAGTCCCTGCGTGGCGCGTCGGTGCCGAGATTGGAGCGAAACGGGGCGTCCGGAGCTCCAATTACCAGTTAGGCACCTATtcgcaaggtttttttttttttttttttttttttttgtttctcagcACTTTCAAGTTCACCCttcccatttatttatttttggtattAATTTTTGATCTCCAAGTGCAATGGCCGGTGTCCAGGAACGTTCCTTCATTGCCGTCAAGCCCGATGGCGTGCAGAGAGGACTGGTCGGCGAGGTCATCAAGCGCTTCGAGCAGAAGGGCTTCAGGCTGGTGGCCATGAAGTTCCTCCAGCCATCTGAGGATCTCACCAAGGAGCACTACATTGACCTGAAGGCTCTTCCATTCTACGCCGGACTGGTCAAGTTCATGAGCTCCGGCCCCGTTGTTGCCATGGTAAGTTGCCTTTATCTTTACCTGAGATCTGTTTGCAattcaggaatttttttttttatatatataatatatatatatatataaaattcacaAATGTCTCTTAGGTTTGGGAAGGCCAAAGTATTGTGAAGATTAGCAGAGTGATGTTGGGTGAGACAAATCCTGCAGACTCAAAGCCTGGCACAATCCGTGGAGACCTCTGCATCCAGATTGGCAGGTGAGTGTCGTcgtctctcccccccccccccccccccctccatatAAATGCCCTGTTTTATAACCGTTTTTAGGACCCGTTCCACTTTCCTCCCATGAGGTTTAAATTTGACAagttcttttctatttttttttttttgagcatgaGGTCAGAATTTAACGCTTACTTGACTGGTTGCAGGAACATCATTCACGGCAGTGATTCCATTGAGAGCGCCAACAAGGAGATTAACCTGTGGTTCAAACCAGAGGAAATGGTGTCCTACAAGAGCTGCCTCGCCGAACAAATCTATGAGTAAAAACATCTCGTACCATGTAACTGAACTCGAACCCCTGACTTGCACCGCTATCAACTCCATCCTGAATGCTGTGGGTATTTTTTACGGTCCTTCAGGTGACTGAAGCACTTAACAATAAAACGTTGGCTGGGTGTCAAAACATGGTGtctggatttttatttatttttaaatgaactgattattttaatattaggtTTAGGTCAGCATTTATGTTGGTTTGAGATGGGTCACAGCTGTATTGACGGCCCTTTTATTGCACAAATGTGACTTCTGTTGTGTAGCGCATGACTAAGTAGACCTTATCTGGTCTGACCACAAAGTGCCAACTATTGTGGTACCTTGTCATCTCCTTACTGTACAGGAGGTGATTAAAAACTGCCTAGAACATCCTATGCACAATTTCAACAGTTTATGGTTTATTCAGTGTTTTAAAGGCAACTTTTACATGTCGTAATGCTTTGACATTTCCATGCTGCAGAAAATGGACacttaaaatgacttttttttttttttttttaagaggaaaGCTCAGATTTACAGCACAATTATAATGGAAACAAAAATGGGGAAAAcataccattaaaaaaaaaaagcccctcaaatgacatgcagtgaaatgaggggtgtttttaaacatacaaaTTTTTAACCCTTTGTATCCAAAAATACAAGAGAACTACATTTCTCCACCATGGTCACAGTTTTGGAAAGCAATTCCATCCTTATGAAAAAAGGTCAATCACTTTATCAAATATATAGCACCAGAATACAAAGACAGTACACCATACACAGGGAGTTTGATGTATAAAAacactcttacacacagacCTGCATAAGAGTCTGAAGACCAGACTAATGCAAGACTATCTGTTTGAACCAAGGCCACATAAAATGACTTATGTTCACACAGGAGCATGCCCAGATTTTGGTTTTGAAGAGCTTGGCTCtcatttgtcttgtttttgaaCCCTGTGGACTTCATTTGTGACTTTTCTCTACTGGTTTAAACTTGCAGATACAATAATGCAGTCTTACATACAAAACAGAACGCTACGTTAGGCTATGCAATGCCTAAAAACAGTCATGCCATGTGACACCACCATGTTTAAAGTCAGTGAATTTGGCTTCTCACGTTCTTTTAAAACTGACATAAGTTGCCAACATTAGGCTGATTGGACAGAAAGCTTCGTGTGAAGCTGGGCCCATGTAAATTTATTGTACCATTGTTAGgtaacaaatgaaaataataccACAGTGGGACCTTATTGCTTGACAGGGACCTATGTGAACTTCAGGTCCCCAGCGTAGGTTTTCAACAACCTGTGcatgaaatgtgcatttcaCAATAATTGGCATACCATGTTTCCTCACCCAAAAAACAATGACGCGTGTGCACAGTAAACACAGATCAAGGTCAATTATAATCACAGACACCtataagaacacacacaaataatatatacatactGAAACTGTACAACCTTACAAGACAAACACAGATGCCAAAAAACATATAAAGAGGGTCTTCCACATTCAAATTGGATATTTTTGGATTTGCAAGGTTGTGCCTAGTGAGAGTTCAGACAGGAAAAGCGTGTAGCGTAAGAACTGAGCAACAAGAGTAAAACAGAGGCTCACACTAAGGTTAACCAGCAACAAAGCCTACAatccaaaatgtacatttttcctGAGAGTAAATAAGTCAGTCTTACTGGTATGTACAGTGAGACCACAGAAATgtctttaataatatatttccCTCTTACAGATGTATGTGTACCTCTTCCAACATATACTTTTGCATGTAAATTGGCGAACCGATGCACCTCTATTTTACTAATGTTATATAGTTCATTTATggttcattttttaaagtaaaaatttgaattagaataTGTGTCCGTGACCACGGACGTAAAGATATACGTGATGAACTCAACATCCGACCCACAGTGAGGGACCGCATACAGATTACGTCCATGCACACCCTCAAACACTCTTATccaaagcaatttttttaaatagagctttttttttttttttttttttgcacaccacTCCAATTTTCTAGAGAGGTAGAACAAATTTAATCAGTGCCAGGTATTCAAAACTGCCCTTTGACTATATGTAGCTTCCCTGTATCGCTGTATTTTTCCCCCCATAGACACAGTTATCTAGCTCCTGCGAGGTACATTTACGATAAAAATCTAATGTTTCTGTAAGCTGTGATTGCCACTAAAATGGCTATGTGGTAGGTCTCAGCATAACAAACTTCCCTGGTAAAATTATTTTGTACTCCTacacaatatatttatattatggcTCTGAATTATTATACTCCTTTGACATTCAATGATATACAgtatatctatatatgtataAGTATATAGAAGGATTCTACCTTATTACATTTCCATTCGACATTCATATTTTGACAGACATAATGTGAGACACCGATAAGAGTACAGTACTGCGGTTCTGtgatatattcatatattcactACCTTGGCAGGCCAGTGCTAAATTTAGTTTCCTTCTGCAACTTGATTGTTCACACCAGTAAGATCAAATCAACATATATTCATTATCAACCATATGCACCCTGTTTTGAAAATATCCCAAATACAGACTCACATACAGTGACTATCAAAAGTAAGCTTTTGATAgtcatatttataaaaaaaaataaaaaaccaaatGGAATTTGATATCTGTGGTCATTACAATAGCATGACATGTAACTAGATTTCTGCAAATAATACAGTTCAGTTAGACTTTGATATCCACTGCACATTACTGACAATCTCAATGAATAGAATTTACacttaatacaaaatataaaaacaattatttaccCACATCTCGTATCCCACCCACCCTCAGCTTgatacaaatatgaaaaattgtatataaaacCTTCTTTtgcagtacaataaaaaaaaaaaaaggagtattGTCACAGAAAGTTTCCATGCCTTCCTTACAGCCACCGGGTTAATCCTTGTTGTGGTGTCCTGAACCCAAGGTCTGAGGCTGTGTAAAGGGAGGCAATGGCCTCATCAGTGGCCAGTGACAGGCCCTTCAGGGCTCCTGTTTGATGTAGAAGCTGTCTGAGCCATTGCTGTCCAGCTCAGTAGCCTCCTGCGGGAAGGTGAACCTGTCAGTCTCTGATGTTTCCTCCTCCTTCATATGGAGTGTTGCCACTGAAAGAAGTaagagaaaatgcaaaaaaaaaagacattaagtGATAAAGAAATGTGATCCCCCTACTCCCCCTAATGGTGGGGTATTTTTTAAAAGGTCTTCTGACCCTGCTTGGTCATTTTGCTTCGCCGTTaggagagcggcagctcaggcggtcagatctggaattaattttattctggaaaaattcTACTTCTTGTccgcaccaaacattgtggttggtgaatggtgttgccCCCTCATCTTCTGTAGGCCGCTCTCCtactcctcatcatcatcatctaaaGCTATACACACCGAAAtagtgcgtcctggggaaatctcattgtgggactggctgaaagtggctgtaaatttGCAActtcggaaagagactttagCTACAGGATAAGGGGAcaactaagactgatataaaaacaaccaaaaaaaattcatttcaagggacctttaaaaaaaaaaaaaaaatctaactggATGGATATTAGAAAATGATAATGCTGTCAGGCcatacacagcagcaacacAGATGATGTACACCAATCCTGCAAGTGAACAGACAGAAGTGCAAAAATGTTGATAGTGTTACCTGATTTTTGGGTAGGACTGAGCTCCTGATGCATGGCTGTGGGAAGAATGGACTCATGTGCCATAGCTGGTGTTGGTGGGGAGGGGTAATCAGGAGGGGTAATCATGTTCTCGTCTCCTGAATGGTTCCCCCGTGGCACCCCCGTCAGCAAACTTATTGGTCTTTTACCTATTGGAATCTTCCGCTCTGAAAAGCCCAGATGGACAGGAAGATCACTCATTCCAAGGTGTCTCTTTAGTTTTAAAAATGGCAACTTACTCTTAAATGTCATGTCATATCCCCAAGATGACGGGTATGATTTAATTAAGTCATAAATGGGGCACAAATATTTCTACTAACTGTTTATAACTGttacaggaagagagagagagcgcacgAAATCAGTAGAAAGTAGTAGTTAGTAGATGGAATCTCTGAACAGCAAATACAAATAGAAAATCTCAAATCATTAGGAATCCTACACATTTAAGAAAAATGAACCCAACTGACCCACAAGTATCTCAAGTGACAATGAGAAGAAACTTGACCTACTTTTCTTTTGACCTTTGTACTGCTGGGATTTCTTCTTGTGTTTTGTCACACTTGACGGGTGCTCTCTGGAAGCTGCTGGGACAGACAAAAAGTTGGCCACAAGATAATTTAAGGGCTACCCAAAAATTACAGGGGCACCAGACCCACTGGTTtgcttgttttttcccccactaTTATCTACCTACACTACCATAGGCTAACAATTGAACGCACAATTGTGTATGCCGTTGgaatgctctccccgtgttagCATGGGTTTCCTTCGTGTTCTCTGGTTTCCTACGGCCATCCAAAGACATATACACTACGTGGATGGGTGACTAAATATAGGTGTGAGGGAATGGTCTGTGTGAACCTTGTGTAGGGCTAGCACCCTGCCCTGGAACAGTCCCCATCCAGTATCagtatttaaatccaggctGAAAACCTACTTATACAGTCTAGCCTTTAACACCAATAGTAATGCTGCAGTAGTTAGTGCCACATAAAATGTTCAGTTACTGTCGTTTATTTCTCATCAATAACttattcttctcttttctctatccttcaccatccactccactgtggatggTGTATCCTGCCTGGGGAGATTCCTGGCCATAATTTTTATTATACGGCATCATTTTTTGGATGTATTTGATTGTAATCCAGGCAAAGACGCAGAGCCAGTCCAGTTTGCTGCCACACCCTGGTCACAAGCTGTCTAAACATCCtacatttctgaaatgttttgcttctttgctaaaaaaaagtgcaaaatttGCTTCTGAGACTTCTGACAAATTCCTAACGCCAAACTGTGATTTGATTCCATAACAGAGAAATGCCATAGTTTTGGACATTTCCACATTTCTGTGGAAAGATGATTTGAAGATACATAATCCACAAAACTATTGCAAATTGGTTAACTGGGTATTAAGAGTATTGCCAGGTATTCATCCCAATAATGTATTTTAAGCCTTCAAGTAGGTAGTTCTAGGTTGCCTGAAGAAGGAAACAAAAAATCTCTCACCTTGATAAGCAGGAGGCTGCAGCTGATAGCCAGTCAGCTGGCACCATCCCACAGGATAGAGGTCAGGTGACTCGCAGTCCACCCACTGGTCATACTCATCCTCCCAGCCATCGAAATGGATGCGCAGCAGCCTGTGCACGATCCGTGTTATTGTGGCGACACACACCAGACGAGGCTCCATCAGGTCAACAGCCTCGAGCTTCATGCCAGGCCGGAAACCATGGTTTGGAACTTCCTGTGCAACGAAGAGGAAGCACTTAAGCAACCTAGATTCAAAGTTACTATgacatatattatttaaaatcagAACTGCAGATTTACGATAATGTTAGAAAACATCACCCTCTaacatgtatatttatttattacaccaAAAAGGAATGCTGACATTGTGCAAAGAAGGCTAACAGACTCACTTTGTTAAAGAGCTTCACGGGAGCTGCCACTGAACTTCTTTCTTTGAGGTAGTCAAACCACTTAAAGGGAAGATTTGTGTAGCCTACAGGACAAAATCACATGTATGCCTACTGCATTCAGGGTTGGGGCATATGAGATGACAgtcaaaataattacaaaccaaTCTGGGTGTGGTGCCTACCGCGTGGTGGGGTGAGCTCTATGGAGTTGATCTCACAGAAGCCAACAGGGAAGATAGATGGAGACGTGGAGTGGTAGCAGAACCAGTCAGAGCCATCTGCTGCCTCTGAACCATCGATTCCGATCATAAGGTAACCATCTGCCAAAACCTGAGACATTGCGACATTTGATATTAAAATGTGATCTCCAGcgtaataaattattataatatgaTTAGGGGCATCAGACTTAtattattgtaatgtttttgtAGTTTGTTCCCAGTTGCAAATTTATTGTAACGTGTTTATTGTTGcattttcttttgcatgttATTTTCCCAAActtgatttttttgttgtgcaCACCACAAATGACATCTAGAACAGAACCCTTTCAATTATCCAAAGGTTGTTCTTAACTAATATATTTTGGTTCAATGAAATGTCTTCACATCTGGACATGGTCCCTGAAGGCTTGGATTCAAAGAATCACACAATCCACCTCACCTTTCTTACTGTAGCCACACAAATGGCAGAAAGATTTAAGGGGTCGATTGCCTCAAGCTTCATTCCTTCTTTG
Protein-coding regions in this window:
- the LOC114793435 gene encoding nucleoside diphosphate kinase B-like — its product is MAGVQERSFIAVKPDGVQRGLVGEVIKRFEQKGFRLVAMKFLQPSEDLTKEHYIDLKALPFYAGLVKFMSSGPVVAMVWEGQSIVKISRVMLGETNPADSKPGTIRGDLCIQIGRNIIHGSDSIESANKEINLWFKPEEMVSYKSCLAEQIYE